CGTGCTGGAAGACTGGGACCCACGGGTTATCGACGGTCTGGCAAAAAATCATCATGTCGTCATCTTCAACAACCGGGGCGTGGGCGGTAGTGGCGGTGAAACGCCGACGTCCGTACAGGAAATGGCCAGGGACGCTGTCGCCTTCATCGGCGCGCTGGGACATAAGACGGTTGATCTTGTCGGGTTCTCGCTCGGCGGCTTCATCGCCCAGGTGATTGCCGTTGACAATCCGGGGCTGGTGCGCAAGCTAATCTTGGCAGGTACCGGTCCTGCCGGCGCAGACTTGGCCGATGCAGCAACGCCCAACCCTCCCCTGGATTTGGAAGGCGTAATCGCCAAAGCGCAGGCGGCGGGCAAGCATCCAAAGCATCTTCTGTTTTTCACGCAGACCGCTGCGGGGCAGATGGAGGCAAACGCTTTCCTCGCGCGCCTCGATGAACGCGAGGATGATCGCGACCACGCCGTGACTCCTGAAACCATACACGCTCAAACGGAAGCGATCGGCAAATGGAATCGGGAAGCGCCAGTCGGCCTCACGGAGTTGAACATTCCCACGCTTATCGTCAACGGCGATCGAGATGTAATGGTGCCGACGGCACGTTCTCTCGAGCTTCTCCGGCTCATTCCTGATTCACGCTTAAGCATTTATCCCGATGCTGGACACGGCGGCCTGTTCCAATTTCACGCGCTCTTCGTCGAGCAGGCTCACGGATTCCTGACCGAACCAGCCTAATCTAATGCGACGCATGAAGCGCGGCTTGTAGCTTGGTCAACGGACCCGGTTTGAGATTAGATCCTAGCTCTGCTGCGATATTCGATGGCGCGGAACCATGTCACCTAATAGGAAAAGTCACAGATGAACGAGGGACTAGCGGATTTGAGCGGACTTGATCAGGTAAGGGAACTTCTCGCTAAGGGTTTACAACCTCCCTTCGGGGAGAAACTGGCCATATCACTCATCGAAGCTGATTACGGCCACGCTGTATTCGAGGGTATGCCCGACGCCAGCGCTTATAATCCGATGGGTACTGTACACGGTGGCTACATCGCGACAATGCTGGACAGTGCGTGCGCCGTCGCCACGCATACTGGTCTGAAGCCAGGCTTCGCGTATACAACCCTCGAACTGAAAGTCTCCTTTCTCAGGCCCCTTACCGAGCGAAGTGGTGTCGTGCGTGCGGTCGGGCGGCTCGTCTCTATCGGAGGTCGTGCGGCGTTTGCAGAAGCGACGGTTCACGACGGCGATGGCCGGTTATCGGCTACCGCGACGTCTACGCTCTTGATCTTCCAGCCCCGCTAATGGCCAAGTGTCTCCACATGGCTTTCGAGTGATGACTGCGTGGAAGCGAAATTCTCAGGCAACATCGGCATCTGGCGCGGCTCTTGATCTGGAATGTGCGGAGCGTTTCGGCCTTCTGGATCATCGCATAGATTGTCGCTTCGTCTTGCTTGATGGCCCCGAACGGTGTGGTGATACGGGCGACATTCGCGTTGTCATATGGATGCCGATCTCACTAGAAATCCAGAACGGCCGCCAATATCCAGCAGGCCGGCGACGGACGTGTCGGTCGCCGGCCGACTTCAGCTTTATCCCCCTGTGACACTTTTCATGGCGGCTCGCTGCATCGATCGCGGCGTCAGGCGGTTTGAGAATATAATGATGTTGTTCATCAATCCTGGGAGGACGGAAGCTTTTCCTTGTGATAGCGCGCGAAGACCACTTTCGGCGACAGGACGGGGCTTCATCGTTAGAAACCGCAGCATGCGTGAGACAGGTGCGCTTGCGGCCGAATCGAACCCGGTTTCGGTGTGTCCTGGGCAAAGGCAGGTGACCGTCACGCCTCGAGGGCGGAGTTCGTCGTGCAAAGCTTCTCCAAACGACAACACGTAAGATTTCGTTGCTGCATAAGCGGCAAACCCGGGAACGGGCTGGAATGACAGAATGCTTGCAATGAGGAGTATCTGACCAGACCCGCGGGTTGCCATATCCTGCCCGAAGATAAAGCTCAGTTCCGTGACCGCTGTGATGTTGAGCTGTATCATATCGGTCGTGCGCTCTAGCGGGGTGTCCAGGAAGTCGCCGTGCAACCCATACCCGGCATTGTTCACCAGAATATCGATCTGCAGCGACTGGTCGTCCAGACTGCTCTTCAAGCGAGCGGCAGCGCCAGGGGCTGCAAGATCGATCGGTTCAACAACGATCTCGACACCATATTTCTGTCGAAGCTCTATGGCGAGCTTCTCCATCGGCTCCCTGCGCCGCGCGGCGAGCACGAGATTTACGTTTTGTGCTGCCAGTAGTTCGGCATATTCAAGGCCCATGCCGCTGGAGGCGCCGGTAATCAGGGCCCGCTTCGTTGCGGCACCATTGAATTTTCTGATGAGGGAGGTTTGCGTTTCCGCGTTAGCGACGTTTTGCATTTGGTTTCCTTTCAATTAGATGGACATGTCGGCGGAGCTGACGCGAAGTCTTGCTTGTTAGCTCCTACAGGGTTTGATTTTTACCGGATCATGAGGTTTAGGATGCGCTCGACCAACTTTCCGTAGGGAGGATGGAACATTTTGACGGTGTTCCACCGTCCCTGCTCATAGATACCTTTGGCATGGCTCAGTCGCCTGAAGCCCTCGACGCCGTGATAAGCGCCTATTCCGCTTGCGCCCACGCCGCCGAAAGGCAGGTCATCCTGGGCGACATGCATGATCGTGCCGTTAATCGTAACGTTGCCTGATGTCGTGCGGTCGAGCACCTTTCGGCGTTCCGCAGAGTCTCCACCGAAATAGTAGAGAGCCAGCGGCCGCGGACGGGCGTTCACATAGGCGATCGCTTCACTGATGTCTCGATAGGAAAAGATAGGCAGAATGGGACCGAATATCTCCTGGTGAGCGATTTTCATCTCATCGGTGACGCCCAGCACTACCGTCGGCGCGAGCGTATGCGGACGGCGGGCGGCGTCACCAGGCCGGTGCCCGACCTCGATAATCTGTGCGCCGTGGGCACGGGCATCCTCGATCAGGTCGATCAGCGTCCCATACTGACGGTCGTTGACGATGGAA
This sequence is a window from Agrobacterium tumefaciens. Protein-coding genes within it:
- a CDS encoding alpha/beta fold hydrolase, translating into MTMNYSNAPTRSVDVGGTPFVYREIGTPGGVPIVFLHHFTAVLEDWDPRVIDGLAKNHHVVIFNNRGVGGSGGETPTSVQEMARDAVAFIGALGHKTVDLVGFSLGGFIAQVIAVDNPGLVRKLILAGTGPAGADLADAATPNPPLDLEGVIAKAQAAGKHPKHLLFFTQTAAGQMEANAFLARLDEREDDRDHAVTPETIHAQTEAIGKWNREAPVGLTELNIPTLIVNGDRDVMVPTARSLELLRLIPDSRLSIYPDAGHGGLFQFHALFVEQAHGFLTEPA
- a CDS encoding PaaI family thioesterase, with the translated sequence MNEGLADLSGLDQVRELLAKGLQPPFGEKLAISLIEADYGHAVFEGMPDASAYNPMGTVHGGYIATMLDSACAVATHTGLKPGFAYTTLELKVSFLRPLTERSGVVRAVGRLVSIGGRAAFAEATVHDGDGRLSATATSTLLIFQPR
- a CDS encoding SDR family NAD(P)-dependent oxidoreductase: MQNVANAETQTSLIRKFNGAATKRALITGASSGMGLEYAELLAAQNVNLVLAARRREPMEKLAIELRQKYGVEIVVEPIDLAAPGAAARLKSSLDDQSLQIDILVNNAGYGLHGDFLDTPLERTTDMIQLNITAVTELSFIFGQDMATRGSGQILLIASILSFQPVPGFAAYAATKSYVLSFGEALHDELRPRGVTVTCLCPGHTETGFDSAASAPVSRMLRFLTMKPRPVAESGLRALSQGKASVLPGLMNNIIIFSNRLTPRSMQRAAMKSVTGG